A genomic window from Alkalihalobacillus sp. AL-G includes:
- a CDS encoding pyridoxamine 5'-phosphate oxidase family protein, translated as MYRRNGEQFLQEKYNTKKMAKSFYKNQMLDYLNSNMQNFISKQEMVFISTSDRGGNCDSSFRAGLPGFVRVFDNKTLIYPEYKGNGVMASLGNIIENPHIGLMFIDFLEDSIGLHVNGQASILENAEISGLNLPKQKKDDIEKEGNKPHRWVVIKVEEAYIHCSKHIPKFYQRKRDIDWGTDNEIQKGGDFFHVKQSKE; from the coding sequence ATGTACAGACGAAATGGAGAACAATTCCTTCAGGAAAAATATAACACCAAGAAAATGGCAAAATCATTTTATAAAAACCAAATGCTGGATTACCTTAATTCGAATATGCAAAATTTCATTTCAAAGCAGGAAATGGTGTTCATTTCAACATCAGATCGCGGGGGGAATTGTGATTCTTCCTTTCGCGCAGGGTTACCAGGTTTTGTTCGGGTCTTTGATAATAAAACATTGATTTATCCTGAATATAAAGGAAATGGTGTTATGGCGAGCTTAGGGAACATCATTGAAAACCCTCATATAGGGCTGATGTTCATAGATTTTCTTGAAGATTCAATTGGACTACATGTCAACGGCCAAGCATCTATATTAGAGAATGCGGAAATAAGTGGCCTGAATTTACCTAAACAGAAAAAAGATGATATTGAAAAAGAAGGCAACAAGCCACATCGTTGGGTTGTTATTAAAGTTGAAGAGGCCTATATCCACTGCTCCAAACATATACCGAAGTTTTATCAGAGGAAAAGAGATATCGATTGGGGAACCGATAACGAAATACAAAAAGGCGGAGATTTCTTTCATGTAAAACAATCTAAGGAATAA
- a CDS encoding MFS transporter, with protein MAVGAVKASTQKPALTMYPILFAISFVHLLNDSMQAVIPAIFPILEQSMGLSFTQLGWIAFTLNITSSVMQPVVGWYTDKSTSPYLLPLGMGASLIGMLGIAYADSFTYIILSVIGIGLGSAVFHPEGSRVAYMAAGNRRGLAQSIYQVGGNTGTSLAPIMTVLVFVPLGQFGAVWFTSFAAIAIFVLLYVSGWYSKQLVNFPRVSKTVQKKNVPVTRKKQVLFAMGVLVFLVFARSWYFSGIGNYYQFYLIEDYGLSIREAQFYVFIFLVAGVVGTFLGGPLADRLGKRNMIFSSLAGTAPLALLLPHVGLLLVIPLFFLIGFILNTSFSVTVVYAQELVPGRIGMVSGLIVGLAFGMGALGSVLLGKMADMTSISFTMLAVSFLPLLGLLTVLLPKDETLEKWANEG; from the coding sequence ATGGCAGTCGGGGCAGTAAAAGCATCTACACAAAAGCCTGCACTTACAATGTATCCAATCCTTTTTGCGATTAGCTTTGTCCATCTATTGAATGATTCGATGCAGGCGGTTATTCCCGCCATCTTCCCAATCTTAGAACAATCCATGGGCTTATCGTTTACACAACTCGGCTGGATTGCGTTTACATTGAACATAACATCATCCGTCATGCAACCTGTGGTGGGGTGGTACACCGATAAATCAACTTCTCCTTACCTTTTACCGTTGGGAATGGGAGCTAGCCTAATCGGAATGCTGGGGATCGCCTATGCGGATTCATTTACATATATCATTTTGTCTGTAATCGGCATTGGACTCGGGTCTGCAGTTTTCCACCCAGAGGGTTCTCGTGTTGCTTATATGGCAGCTGGAAATAGAAGAGGACTTGCACAATCGATTTATCAGGTCGGAGGAAATACAGGTACCTCGCTCGCGCCGATTATGACGGTACTCGTTTTTGTTCCACTCGGCCAATTCGGGGCAGTTTGGTTCACTTCATTTGCAGCGATTGCCATTTTTGTATTGTTATATGTTTCCGGGTGGTACAGCAAACAGCTCGTCAATTTCCCACGAGTATCGAAAACGGTTCAAAAAAAGAACGTGCCGGTTACTCGAAAAAAGCAGGTCCTTTTTGCGATGGGCGTTCTTGTGTTTTTAGTTTTTGCACGGTCGTGGTACTTTTCGGGAATCGGGAACTATTATCAATTCTACTTGATTGAAGATTACGGATTATCGATTCGAGAGGCTCAATTCTACGTTTTTATTTTTCTCGTAGCTGGTGTTGTTGGAACATTTTTAGGAGGTCCGCTTGCTGATCGACTTGGCAAAAGGAACATGATTTTCTCGTCTTTGGCCGGGACTGCACCGCTCGCACTACTTTTACCCCATGTCGGATTACTGCTTGTCATTCCGCTTTTCTTTTTAATCGGCTTCATTCTTAATACAAGCTTTTCAGTTACCGTCGTCTATGCACAAGAGCTGGTTCCGGGGCGAATCGGTATGGTGTCCGGCCTTATTGTCGGTCTTGCATTCGGGATGGGGGCATTGGGATCCGTATTGCTGGGGAAAATGGCTGATATGACAAGCATCTCTTTCACGATGCTGGCTGTCAGCTTTTTGCCGTTGCTTGGATTGCTTACGGTGCTTCTTCCTAAAGATGAAACGCTGGAAAAGTGGGCGAATGAAGGTTAA
- the safA gene encoding SafA/ExsA family spore coat assembly protein: protein MKTLTKIFLTLLLSVTLVTGFKQEASAATTHTVEWGDTMWKIALRYQVGVSEIINANPQIENPNLIYPGQRLNIPELNGVKSIEAQVVELVNQERAKYGLQPLQENWELSRVARFKSKDMIQQNYFSHTSPTYGSPFKMMSDFGISYRAAGENIAAGQRTPEQVVNTWMNSEGHRRNILSSRYTEIGVGYAEGGSYGHYWTQMFISR, encoded by the coding sequence ATGAAAACGCTCACAAAGATTTTCCTCACCCTATTGTTATCCGTAACTTTAGTGACTGGATTTAAGCAAGAGGCATCTGCTGCGACAACCCATACAGTTGAATGGGGAGACACGATGTGGAAAATTGCATTGCGCTATCAGGTTGGTGTTTCTGAAATCATCAACGCAAATCCACAGATTGAAAATCCGAACCTCATCTATCCTGGTCAACGACTGAACATTCCGGAATTGAACGGTGTAAAGTCGATTGAGGCTCAAGTCGTGGAGCTTGTTAACCAAGAGCGGGCAAAGTATGGATTGCAGCCACTTCAAGAGAATTGGGAGTTATCAAGGGTAGCCAGATTCAAATCGAAGGATATGATTCAGCAAAACTATTTCAGCCATACTTCTCCGACGTACGGAAGTCCATTTAAGATGATGAGTGATTTCGGCATTTCATACAGAGCTGCAGGTGAAAACATTGCGGCTGGTCAACGAACTCCTGAACAGGTAGTGAATACATGGATGAACAGTGAAGGTCATCGCAGAAACATTCTTTCAAGCCGTTATACGGAAATTGGAGTCGGCTATGCAGAAGGTGGAAGCTATGGTCATTACTGGACACAAATGTTCATAAGTCGTTAA
- a CDS encoding DinB family protein — MNNEKPRLILHVKDLNASKEFYTRTIGWMLAWEDSEKDVLQLNTKDGDPAAILTSKAPEDGKQYLDDVFLEPQLGNRFYFTQDGLQEMHNTLQSNGHEVTDFIIEEGFGQTLVLTDPDGYHPAFWEELYLADEAIIDLYRGGPGMLEEALDSLTESELDLVRSPEKWSIRQTVLHLVDSDITTMQKIKFALAEPGREYKTNLYDPNRWVDGTRMKKENSKPLSSFLDIYESIY, encoded by the coding sequence ATGAACAATGAAAAACCAAGGTTGATTTTGCATGTGAAAGATTTAAATGCGTCTAAGGAATTTTATACTCGAACGATTGGATGGATGTTGGCATGGGAAGATTCCGAAAAGGACGTTCTGCAATTGAACACGAAGGACGGTGACCCTGCAGCAATACTAACTTCAAAGGCGCCGGAAGACGGAAAGCAATATCTGGATGATGTTTTCCTCGAACCTCAACTAGGTAACCGGTTTTACTTCACTCAGGACGGTCTTCAAGAAATGCACAACACACTGCAATCGAACGGACATGAAGTCACTGACTTTATCATTGAAGAAGGATTTGGCCAGACGTTAGTATTGACTGATCCGGACGGATATCATCCTGCTTTTTGGGAAGAGCTTTATCTTGCCGATGAAGCGATCATCGATTTGTATCGGGGGGGTCCAGGAATGTTGGAGGAAGCACTTGATAGCTTGACTGAATCAGAGTTGGATTTGGTCCGGTCGCCAGAGAAGTGGTCGATCCGACAAACTGTTCTGCACTTGGTTGACTCGGATATCACAACTATGCAAAAAATAAAATTCGCATTGGCTGAGCCTGGGCGTGAATATAAGACTAACCTTTATGACCCGAATCGTTGGGTAGATGGAACACGTATGAAAAAAGAAAACTCGAAACCTCTGTCTTCCTTTTTAGATATTTACGAGAGCATATACTAG
- a CDS encoding pentapeptide repeat-containing protein, whose protein sequence is MTLKITNPKIPSELDSIDLKEKLQYEQHFNMCIIRDCEINGETIEKLCFENVVFKNVTFYDVSFRFLELTDVMFEKCDLSNVDFSDAIVHRVHMKDCKMVGMNLAGSALRNISLDGCIGNMAAFGYSDCKNVQFRNSSLCNSDFFESKFKNVVFEQCDINGANLSGTVLKGIDLSSCTFEKLVVSIENLEGCIITSDQAVGFAKALGLVTNDETF, encoded by the coding sequence ATGACTTTGAAAATAACCAACCCGAAGATACCGTCTGAACTTGATTCTATTGACTTGAAGGAAAAGCTTCAGTATGAACAACACTTTAATATGTGTATCATCCGTGACTGCGAAATAAACGGAGAAACGATTGAAAAGCTCTGTTTTGAGAATGTTGTTTTTAAAAATGTTACCTTTTATGATGTCTCCTTCAGGTTCTTAGAGTTGACCGATGTCATGTTCGAAAAGTGCGACTTATCGAATGTCGACTTCAGCGATGCGATTGTGCATAGAGTACATATGAAGGATTGCAAGATGGTAGGGATGAATCTAGCGGGTTCAGCTTTACGGAATATCTCTTTGGACGGTTGTATCGGGAATATGGCTGCGTTCGGATATTCAGACTGTAAGAACGTTCAATTTAGAAATTCCTCATTATGTAATTCTGATTTTTTTGAGTCGAAATTTAAGAATGTAGTGTTCGAACAATGTGATATAAATGGAGCTAATTTATCAGGCACTGTCCTGAAGGGAATCGACCTCAGCAGTTGTACCTTTGAAAAGCTTGTAGTCTCAATAGAAAATCTTGAAGGATGCATCATAACATCTGATCAGGCTGTTGGATTTGCAAAAGCGTTGGGATTAGTAACCAATGATGAAACTTTTTGA
- a CDS encoding class I SAM-dependent methyltransferase, whose product MTSKWFVKNYDRMMEPVERNRFGRIRAGLLNNAKGNVLEIGCGTGFNFQYYRDVSVTAIEPNNYFRKIASERASQASIPIDVLPGDAEELDFSDNAFDTIVGTLVFCSIPNPQKAIREIMRVCKPNGRILLFEHVRHDNRVIAALQDLATPAWKRVCDGCHLNRNTLALLKKEGIKIKRVKTHSSKIMITIDANNLDS is encoded by the coding sequence ATGACAAGCAAGTGGTTTGTGAAAAATTATGACCGGATGATGGAACCCGTTGAAAGGAATCGATTTGGAAGGATTCGGGCGGGATTGCTGAATAATGCTAAAGGGAATGTGCTCGAGATTGGCTGTGGAACTGGTTTCAACTTTCAATATTATCGAGACGTGTCAGTCACTGCAATTGAACCGAATAATTACTTCAGAAAAATTGCTTCAGAGCGCGCCTCCCAAGCGAGCATTCCAATCGATGTTTTACCAGGTGATGCAGAGGAACTTGATTTTTCCGATAATGCCTTTGATACGATCGTTGGCACATTAGTTTTCTGTTCAATACCTAATCCTCAAAAAGCGATTCGAGAAATCATGAGAGTATGCAAACCGAATGGAAGAATTCTCTTGTTCGAACATGTTCGTCACGATAATAGAGTTATAGCGGCACTGCAAGACTTGGCGACACCAGCATGGAAGAGAGTGTGCGATGGGTGCCACTTGAACAGGAATACACTAGCATTGTTGAAAAAGGAAGGAATCAAAATAAAAAGAGTGAAAACACATTCAAGCAAAATTATGATCACGATCGATGCCAATAATCTTGATTCCTAA